The genome window GTCCCCGTTGGAAGGGTCCAGGGAAAGAGTGAACTTCAGATTGGTTTCCATATAATCGTGACCCGGATATAAGAGAATCGATTCTTCCATCCGATAGAATTGTTCGAATAAGGTTTTTGCCAAAACCTCGGGATTTCCTCCGCGAAAACAATTTCCTACACCCGCATTGAACAAAGTATCACCGGTAAAGACCGCTTTCGGTTTTTGATTTTCCACAAGCAACAAACATACGTGGCAAAACGTATGACCGGGTGTGTCCAAAACTTCCAAGTATTCGTGTGAAGAAACAAGAAGCCGATCTCCCTTTTTCAGTGGATGAGTCGCGTGCGGAATTTTACCGATTCCTCCCGGATGAGAATGAACGGGACATCCGTATTTTTTGACCAGCCCGTCGTTTCCCGAGGTATGATCCGCGTGTTCGTGGGTGTTGAGGATCCGATCGAGTTTCCAATCCTTCGATTCGAGAAAGTCTATGATCTGAGCGGAGTCATACGGATCGATGGAAAGGGTCTCGGAGGTTTCCGGGTTTCGAAGAATGTAGGTAAAGTTTCGAAGTGAACTGTGCGTGTAAATCCGGAAGATATCCAAAAAATCGCCTAACGGATAATGTCGAGGTGTTTGTCGAGATTGGCGATTTTTAAAATCGTCATCACGTCCCGGCTGATGTTTTTGAGTTTGAGAGAACCGTTTCGCTCGGTAACGTATTTTTGGGAGTTAAAAATCGCTCCGATTCCGGAGGAATCCAAATACGCGTCTCCCGAAAAATCCAGGACGATATCGGTGAAACCTTCCCCGTGTTTTTTGATAATGAGTTCCTTGAGAGCGAATGCGTTTTTGAGGCTGATGCTCCCTTGAATGCGGATGGTGCAAGTAGTTCCCTCAGTGAGGATTTCTGTGTTAAAGTTTTCCACGTTTTTTATTGCTCGGAACCTGTTATGAATCCTATTCGATCGGTGTACTCGGTAAACAAAATTTTTTTCCTAATCTTCTTCGCGCATACGAAATTTTTCACGAATAAAAAAGAATTAGCTGGAAATCCTGATGGAATTGATAATTTTAGACAACATTTTCCTGAAAAATACTCTGCTTTTCGGAACTGTTTTTTTAAATTATGCGCATAAAATTTTGGGGCGTTCGCGGTTCGATTTCCTCCTCCGTTCGCGGAGAATCCATCCGCAATAAGGTGCAAAAAATTCTGAGCCTCGCGACTCCCGCCGATATTCAGAGTCCGGACGCGATCGATACCTTTCTTGATTCTCTTTCCCTTTCCAACTGGAGCACGTACGGCGGTAATACCACTTGTATCGAAATCAGGGACAAGAAGGACAATCTCGTCATCGTGGACGGCGGGACCGGACTCAGAGAACTGGGAAACTCCATTCTTCATGAAGGATTTTTAGAAGGAAAAGGAAAGGCCAAGTGGATCTTTACGCACACACATTGGGACCATATCCAAGGGATTCCTTTCTTTGTTCCACTGTATTCTCCGGGTAACGTATTCGAATTTTTGAGTTCGGTGGACAACCTAGAGGAAAGACTGAAATATCAGCATAGCTTCACGCACTTTCCGGTTCCCTACGACGGATTTCGGGCTACGAAGAATTTCAAATTCATTCCCGAAGGGAAAGCGTTCCCCGTAACCGAATCCATATCCGCGATTTCCAAATCGGTCCGGCATCCAGGAGGAAGTTTTTCGTATCGTTTCGAGGAAGAAGGTAAGTCCCTTATCTTCGCTTCCGATGCCGAGTTCAACCTGGACGAAATGGAAAACATCCAGGATTATCTGAACTACTTTCGAGGCGCGGATGTTTTGGTGTTCGATACGCAGTACACGTTCGAGGAGTCACTTCAAAAGATCGACTGGGGACACAGTTCCGCTTCGATGGCTACGGACATCGCGCTCCGCGCCAACGTGAAGAAGCTCGTCATGTTTCATCACGATCCTTCCTACGACGACGAAAAACTGGACGCCGTGTTTTTACGAGCCTTGAAATACAAAGAGATGTTCGATCCGGACAATCAACTCGAGATCATCATGGCCTACGAGGGGTTGGAGCTGGAAGTCTAACGTTCCATTTTTTGAATATACTAAAACCGTTTTATGGTTCATCATAAAACTTTCGGGAGAATCTTTCATGAGTGAGTATATCATCGGGATCGACGCGGGAACCACCGGGATTCGAATCTTTTGTTTCAACAAATCCGGGAACGTGATTTCCAGCGCTTACTCCGAATTCAAACAATATTATCCGAAGCCAGGCTGGGTGGAACACGATCCGGAGGAAATTTGGGCAAAGACCGAAAAGCTCATCGTGAAAGCGATCCGCAACGGAAAGCTCAGTCCATCCAAAGCCGTCGCGATCGGAATCACCAATCAAAGAGAAACCACCGTGTTGTTCGACAAGGACACGGGCAAACCCGTTTACAACGCGATCGTATGGCAATGCAGAAGAACTTCCGAGACTTGTATGGATCTCAAGTCGAAAGGATTCGAGCCGACTTTCCGCAAAAAGACCGGTCTTGTTTTGGATGCGTATTTCAGCGGAACCAAAATCCATTGGATTTTGGAAAACGTAAAAGGCGTTAAGGCGAGAGCGGAAAAAGGAAAAATACTTTTCGGAACCATCGACACATACCTTCTCTATCGTTTGACCAACGGTAAGTCGCATAAGACCGATCATACGAACGCAAGCCGTACTCTGATCTACAATATCGAAAAGAAGGAATGGGACAAAGATCTTACTCAGATTCTGGGAATTCCGGATTCCATTCTTCCCGAAGCTCACAATTCCAGTTCCTTGTTCGGAAGAACCGAAAAGGTCAAAGGACTTCCCGATGGAATCCCGATCTCTTCCCTCGTGGGAGATCAACAAGGTGCTTTGTTCGGTCAGCTTTGTACGGAACCGGGAGAAGCGAAGAACACGTACGGAACCGGATGTTTTCTTTTGTTCAACACGGGGAATAATTTTCAAATCTCCAAAAACAACCTGCTTACGACTCTCGGATGCGGCCCGGAAGGAAAGACCGTTTATTGTCTGGAAGGATCGGTCTTTATCGGAGGCGCCGTCGTTCAGTTCCTACGGGACAATCTTAAATTCTTTAAAGAATCCAAGGTTTCCGAAAAACTCGCCGCTTCCGTTCGGAAAGAGGACGAGGTCGTTTTTGTTCCCGCCTTTGCCGGGTTAGGCGCTCCGTATTGGGATATGAATGCGCGAGGTGCGATTCTCGGTTTGACGCGGGATACGACCGCCGAACAGATCACAAGAGCCGCTTTGAAATCGATTGCGCTCCAATCCTACGAACTCGTGGAAGCGATGGAAAACGATACGGGCTCCAAATTGAAAGTTTTGAAGGTGGACGGGGGAGCTACCGGAAACTCCTGGCTCATGCAATACCAGGCGGATATATTAGGAAAACGTGTGATTCGTCCCGCAAACGTGGATACTACCGTTTTGGGGGCGGCCTTTCTCGCGGGATTGGAACGCGGTTTCTTTCCTTCGGTTTCTGATCTCAAGAAAAAACTCAAGACGAGCAAGGAATTCTCTCCGCAGATGAAAGCGTCGCAGAGGGAAAAGGAAATCCAAATTTGGAAGGATTCCGTTCGTAGAATCCGAACCAATCAATAATCGAAACTTAATAAACAAAATTCGAATGTCTTTCTTTCCGAAGTGATTCCGGCTCCGCATAGGATTCGGAATTCCGGAAAGAAAGGGATTTCGAGAATTCTTCCGGGAGGAAGTTTCAAAAAGAATTGTTCGTCCCTTTCCCTTCTCGAAATCAAGGTGTCCATACGAACGATTTCCATCCATTGTCCAACCTGGAATAGGATCGATTTCTCCGTAACCGCGTAAAGTTCCAATGCGGGAATTCCCGAAATCTGAAAGTTGAATTTTAAAGAATGTGGGACGCTTTGAAATTTCGTTTCGGTTCGACTACTCGGATCGAGCTTGGAATCTTCCAAAGATTCTTGATAAATCGTGAATATTCCGCTTTCATAATAAATCTTTCTGGAAAAGTTCCGAAAAATTTCCTTTTCGATCGTTTCTTCCAAAGATTCTCCCGTTTCCGGTTTTTTAGGAGGAGAATCCAATATGGATTTCATTTTGTTCTTCGAGATGTTTCTTTCGATCATCGATCTGACCGGAGGGGAAAGTTTCGGAATCGAAAATCGAATGATCCGCTCGTCCATCGTCGTTAGAATCCGATTTAGGAAAGGTCCGTGGATGAGAGGGATTATCTCGATTTGAAAGATCTGGTCCCTGAGAAAAACGGCGAACTCCGGTTCGTGTGTGAAAAGATTCGAGACGATGGTTTGTTCTTCCGCGGGAGTCCCCGCAAAGAGAATTTGAACGAGACGGAATAAATAGTTTTTTTGTTTTGCGTCGAAATAGAGGAATTCGATCTTTTTTTCGATTTCGGTTTCGGTCAGTTCCGGGTTGACGATGTCCTTCAAAGACAAATAACGCGTCGAAATCATTTTGTTTCTTTTCTGGCCGAACAGGGAAAAATTTCCCGTTCGTTTCGTTCCGATCGTTGTCATCTCCGATTCCGCTCGGGAAATTCGAAACGGCGCCGAACCCACCGGAAGATAGGGATTCTGCCGAATCGGAAAAAGTTGTTCGTTTACGATTTCAAAAGACTCGCTCGAAAAACGTTCGCTCTGGGAATGAATCTTTCCGTTTTCAAAACTCAAATAGGCGCGGGAATCGATGGACTTTGCGGAATGAGAAACACGGTTCCATTCTAAAAAGTATAAAAATCGTGGAACAAGAGCGGGGGATGCGAATAAGAAGGGAAGCTCCTCGATTTCCTTCTTGTTAAAATCGTAAAACGGTTCCGCTCTCGATTTGAATCGGACGACCGCGTCCGGGTTGGCTTGGATAAAAAAATAATTCGTTCCTTCTTCTAAGGGCATCGCCTAATACGAAGGGCTGATCGTATCCGGAATCGGGGTCGAAAGTGCGGGAGAAGAATGGTCCCGTTTTGTGAGTTTGGACACGAGAGCTTTTTTAAACACTGCAAAATTATATTCGGATTTTAGAATATGAATTTCCTCTTCGAGGCCGAAGGGAATGAATTCTATGATCTCGTCTTCCGTCATTCCGGTAACAAGGGTGGCGTCGTGGAGAATTCTTCCCAATTTGCGCACGTCTCGATCGTCCAGAGGAATCAGGTTCAGGATTTTCTTTTCCAATTCTGTAAGTTCCAGCATATCACTTTTTACGAATCATGAGGATGGTCATGTCGTCCTGAATTCTTCCCCCGGTATGTTTTAGAATTTCGGCGAACAGACTGTCGGCGATTTTACGCAGATCGTTTTTCGGAACATCCTCCAAAAAACGAAATAGACCTTCTCCGAAATAATGGTTCCCGTTATTTTTCTGTTCGTAGAGCCCGTCTGTAAAGCAAAATACGATGTCTCCCGATTCCAATCGGAAGCCGCTCGTTTCCGGAACGTTTTTCAAGCTGGAATTCATGGTCGTAGAAATAAATTTTCCGTCGGTTTCGACAATTCGATTGCTCCCGGTGGATTTGCTGTAAACGACAAAGCTCGGGTGCAGACCGGAATGCTGCACGTTTCCTTGTTGATCCGCCTTGATGAGCAGAAAGGTCGCGTATAAACTCTGATTGATCGTCGGGTTTTGCTGCGTTCGTTTGAGAAGGTCTTCGTTGATTCTTTCTATGGTTTCGTGCGGAGTCGAATCGCTTCGAACGAAGAGGGACATTTTTTGAAAGATCATCATGCTGAATAGTCCTGCGAGATAACCGTGACCGACGGAATCCCCGATCCCGATCCAATAATTTCCCCGAGAATCGGTCAAAAAATTATAGAAGTCACCGCCGATCGGATTGTAGGTGAGGGTTCGGCCGTAGATCTCGTAGTTTCCGTCGTCGACCGGAAGAGGAAACAGATAACTCTGCATTCGATCGTCGCCTTTGCGGTACCGCTTCATGATTCTTCCGCGGACTTCCTCGCCCGGAAGAATCTTCTTTGTCAGAAAGAATATGAAAGAAACGTAATTTACTAAATAAAGAACTCCGATCGCCGCGAAGTAGAGCAGGATTTTCTCTTTGAGAGAAAAAGGGGAGTTCTGGATGAACGCGACGGCCGCACCTATACAAAGCAGATTCGCGCTCGGTAGAAGCCATCCGACTCTTTGAAAGTAACTTTTGATATATTCGGATAACTTCATGGTTTGTGAAAGTATGCGTGAAACTGAT of Leptospira sanjuanensis contains these proteins:
- a CDS encoding hydroxyacylglutathione hydrolase; amino-acid sequence: MDIFRIYTHSSLRNFTYILRNPETSETLSIDPYDSAQIIDFLESKDWKLDRILNTHEHADHTSGNDGLVKKYGCPVHSHPGGIGKIPHATHPLKKGDRLLVSSHEYLEVLDTPGHTFCHVCLLLVENQKPKAVFTGDTLFNAGVGNCFRGGNPEVLAKTLFEQFYRMEESILLYPGHDYMETNLKFTLSLDPSNGDAISTLKECSRLQKDVEFLTTDLGKERRINTFLQCDHPSPLLVENVSRKLPGQTVPQDPISLFVSLRSLRDHW
- a CDS encoding STAS domain-containing protein, producing the protein MENFNTEILTEGTTCTIRIQGSISLKNAFALKELIIKKHGEGFTDIVLDFSGDAYLDSSGIGAIFNSQKYVTERNGSLKLKNISRDVMTILKIANLDKHLDIIR
- a CDS encoding MBL fold metallo-hydrolase; this translates as MRIKFWGVRGSISSSVRGESIRNKVQKILSLATPADIQSPDAIDTFLDSLSLSNWSTYGGNTTCIEIRDKKDNLVIVDGGTGLRELGNSILHEGFLEGKGKAKWIFTHTHWDHIQGIPFFVPLYSPGNVFEFLSSVDNLEERLKYQHSFTHFPVPYDGFRATKNFKFIPEGKAFPVTESISAISKSVRHPGGSFSYRFEEEGKSLIFASDAEFNLDEMENIQDYLNYFRGADVLVFDTQYTFEESLQKIDWGHSSASMATDIALRANVKKLVMFHHDPSYDDEKLDAVFLRALKYKEMFDPDNQLEIIMAYEGLELEV
- the glpK gene encoding glycerol kinase GlpK, translating into MSEYIIGIDAGTTGIRIFCFNKSGNVISSAYSEFKQYYPKPGWVEHDPEEIWAKTEKLIVKAIRNGKLSPSKAVAIGITNQRETTVLFDKDTGKPVYNAIVWQCRRTSETCMDLKSKGFEPTFRKKTGLVLDAYFSGTKIHWILENVKGVKARAEKGKILFGTIDTYLLYRLTNGKSHKTDHTNASRTLIYNIEKKEWDKDLTQILGIPDSILPEAHNSSSLFGRTEKVKGLPDGIPISSLVGDQQGALFGQLCTEPGEAKNTYGTGCFLLFNTGNNFQISKNNLLTTLGCGPEGKTVYCLEGSVFIGGAVVQFLRDNLKFFKESKVSEKLAASVRKEDEVVFVPAFAGLGAPYWDMNARGAILGLTRDTTAEQITRAALKSIALQSYELVEAMENDTGSKLKVLKVDGGATGNSWLMQYQADILGKRVIRPANVDTTVLGAAFLAGLERGFFPSVSDLKKKLKTSKEFSPQMKASQREKEIQIWKDSVRRIRTNQ
- a CDS encoding PP2C family protein-serine/threonine phosphatase; its protein translation is MKLSEYIKSYFQRVGWLLPSANLLCIGAAVAFIQNSPFSLKEKILLYFAAIGVLYLVNYVSFIFFLTKKILPGEEVRGRIMKRYRKGDDRMQSYLFPLPVDDGNYEIYGRTLTYNPIGGDFYNFLTDSRGNYWIGIGDSVGHGYLAGLFSMMIFQKMSLFVRSDSTPHETIERINEDLLKRTQQNPTINQSLYATFLLIKADQQGNVQHSGLHPSFVVYSKSTGSNRIVETDGKFISTTMNSSLKNVPETSGFRLESGDIVFCFTDGLYEQKNNGNHYFGEGLFRFLEDVPKNDLRKIADSLFAEILKHTGGRIQDDMTILMIRKK